A DNA window from Cydia pomonella isolate Wapato2018A chromosome 18, ilCydPomo1, whole genome shotgun sequence contains the following coding sequences:
- the LOC133527910 gene encoding uncharacterized protein LOC133527910, with translation MDVNHLHKDELEFELACRGVSDCQTVAAMRKFLRAMLKREASGESSISFKVPIACVENQGSEILGCRSKLATLVTLIREASLSPDWSLIKRIFSRLTHLANRTKLIVPKERDDIESHSALIREIEEARSALDKLSQEASDDEDSIPEHDRAALHRSLGDEAVKILGHLNIDKDTVRDTPKQEQSQPRVEGTSTSAGVELQDKPQPSRSEYPEMNDSHVDLQGNEHGPVLKPALQPPLLQRSSTMDHDFQRRKLVPIKDWGVKFSGRGSVSINAFLERVDELKDARNAGNDDLFRYAIDFFEEEALIWFRANKNSVTNWTELVKLLMDTFQEPNYQDELLEEIKRRTQSRQESVVIYISTMQNMFNRLPEPLTELQKLVILRKNVQPYFQKEICRDSFSTVAELTAVLKVVERTKLTCEKFKEPTQDTYSLERDLAYQGIGEAGQRKQNEVAAIGDKTQSKCWNCRSPGHRFRECSLPRQRLFCYKCGRFGNTIQKCSCNATREGNGQLESMPADQTPRN, from the coding sequence ATGGATGTTAACCATTTACATAAGGATGAGCTGGAATTTGAGTTGGCTTGCCGGGGGGTATCTGATTGTCAAACGGTGGCGGCTATGCGGAAGTTTTTGCGGGCGATGTTAAAGCGGGAAGCGTCTGGGGAATCTTCAATTTCGTTCAAGGTCCCTATTGCGTGCGTTGAAAATCAGGGTAGTGAAATATTAGGTTGTAGAAGCAAATTGGCCACGTTGGTCACTTTGATTAGGGAGGCGTCACTCAGTCCAGACTGGTCTTTAATCAAACGGATATTCTCCCGGTTGACACACCTAGCAAATCGGACTAAGCTGATTGTACCTAAGGAGCGGGACGACATTGAGAGTCATTCTGCGCTAATCAGAGAGATAGAAGAAGCGAGGTCGGCTTTAGACAAGTTGAGTCAAGAGGCCAGCGATGATGAGGATAGCATCCCCGAACATGACAGAGCCGCGTTGCATAGGTCCTTAGGTGATGAGGCGGTTAAGATATTAGGTCATTTGAATATAGATAAGGATACAGTTAGGGACACACCGAAGCAGGAGCAGAGCCAGCCGAGAGTGGAAGGCACGTCGACATCTGCCGGTGTGGAGCTTCAGGACAAGCCTCAACCGAGTAGATCAGAGTATCCAGAGATGAATGATAGCCACGTAGACCTCCAGGGAAACGAACATGGCCCGGTCCTAAAGCCAGCCTTACAACCCCCCTTGTTGCAGCGGTCATCCACGATGGATCATGATTTCCAGAGACGAAAATTGGTTCCCATCAAGGATTGGGGGGTTAAGTTTAGTGGAAGAGGGTCGGTTAGCATAAACGCATTTCTTGAGAGGGTCGACGAGCTCAAGGATGCACGTAATGCCGGTAACGACGATTTGTTCCGCTACGCTATAGACTTCTTCGAGGAGGAAGCTCTTATATGGTTTAGAGCTAATAAGAATTCTGTAACGAATTGGACGGAGTTGGTGAAACTTCTAATGGATACTTTCCAAGAACCGAACTATCAAGATGAACTTCTGGAGGAAATCAAGCGGAGGACCCAGAGTAGGCAGGAGAGCGTCGTTATTTACATATCCACCATGCAGAACATGTTTAATCGCTTGCCTGAGCCACTCACAGAGCTACAAAAGTTGGTCATATTGAGGAAAAATGTACAGCCTTATTTTCAGAAGGAAATATGCCGGGATTCTTTCAGTACGGTGGCAGAGTTGACAGCAGTTCTAAAGGTTGTCGAGCGTACTAAACTAACTTGTGAGAAATTCAAAGAACCAACACAAGATACTTATTCGTTAGAGCGGGATCTCGCATATCAGGGTATAGGAGAGGCTGGGCAACGTAAGCAGAATGAAGTTGCAGCCATTGGGGACAAGACGCAGTCTAAATGCTGGAATTGTAGGAGTCCAGGGCACCGGTTTAGAGAATGCAGTCTACCAAGGCAAAGACTTTTTTGCTATAAATGTGGGCGCTTTGGGAATACAATTCAGAAGTGTTCCTGTAATGCTACAAGGGAGGGAAACGGGCAGTTGGAGTCGATGCCTGCCGATCAGACCCCAAGAAATTAG